From the genome of Tenericutes bacterium MZ-XQ:
CTCTATACGACCTTAAGCAGTGGGCTAAAGATGAAACGAAGCGATTAAAAGGTAAGGTATCTATTGATATCTTATTTTCAGAGAATCAAAGCAATAGCGATAATTTAGTCAACTATGGGTATATCTTTTTAGAAAGAATATATAAGCAAATAGGTATCTCAAATTTTATGAAAGCTTATCAAGAAAACAAGAAATGCCAATACAATTTAGATGATATCTTAAAGTTACTTGTTTTTTCTAGATGTCTTAACCCATCAAGTAAAAAGAAAACTTACGAAAACAAAGGTAACTACTTTTTTGAGTTTAGTGATTTCAAATTAGAAGACATCTATAAATCACTTGATTATCTAGCGGATATAAAAGATGACTTAACTTATGCCATGCATCAAGGCATAAGTAATCATTATGGAAGAGACTGTACACTTGTGTTTTATGATGTGACCAACTATTATTTTGAATCTGAAGAGATGACAGGATTAAGACAAAAAGGTGTATCAAAAGAACATAAGAAAACAGGTATTGTTCAAATGGGATTATTTATCGATCGAAATGGAATACCAATCACATATGAATTATTTCCAGGTTCAACCAATGATTTAAGCACCATGAAACCAATCTTGGAAAAGATAAAAAAACAATATAATCTAGGTAAGATTACCATTGTCGCAGACAAGGGTAATAATAGTGGTAGTAATTTAGATTATATTGATAAACAAGAAGATAAATATATTATTTCTCAAAAGATAAGAATGAGAGGTAATAAGTTAGCTGATATTGTTTTAGACCCAAAAGGTTACATAGAGAACGCATCTGGAACATTCAAATATAAAACGATAAAGCGTGTTAGAGATATCAAAAACAAAAAAGGTCAAGTAATATCTTCTATCGATGAACACCTCTTATGTTTTTGGTCTTTAAAGGAAGAAAGATACCAACACGCTAAACAAGGAATCTTAGATGAAAAAATCGATAAATTTATGAATGACCCTTCTTTACTCAATGCCTCAAACTCATTCGGTGTAAAAAAATACTTTAAGAAAACCGTTTATGATAAAACTACAGGAGAAGTCGTTAAAGCTAAAAACCATTATGAATTTAATGAAGACAAGTATCAAAGAGATATCGCTTTAGATGGATATTATGCCATCGTTACCAATGATTTAGAATTAAGCCCATCTGAGATTATAGATAAGTATAGAAACTTATCTATAATAGAAGATTCCTTTAGAGTCACAAAGACAGACTTAGAAGGAAGACCTGTTTATGTATGGACTGACGAACATATTAAAGGTCACTTCTTAACTTGTTTTATTGCATTGACACTTTATCGTTTACTTCAAATAGAAACAAACAACCAATACTCTGTTAATCAATTAAAAGAAGCGTTGAATAGCGCCGTTACAGTAAAACTAGCTAAAGGTATTCAAACGTTGCCTAATACCACAGTAGTTTTCAAGAAAATATCTAACCAATATGATATCAACTACAAAAACATGAGATATGAAACGTTGAAATCAAAACTCAAAAAAATACTATACAACAATTAAACTAAATTAAAAAAGAGATAATAATCACTTAAATAGCGGTTATTATCTCTTTTACTCTTTTTTTACTATAAAACTCGGGTCATTTGATATCCAGTATAAACTCTAAACGATATTAAAAATATCTATATCAAAGTCTATATAAATTAGGTATAAATATAAAAAAATATCGATTATACATAGTTTATTCATGTTATAATTTAAATGGAGGTCGACAGTATGAAACCAAAAGAAACGTTTAATCTCAATCCCGATTTGTATGATGAACTAAGACCAACTTACTCTAAAGATTTATATCATGATATATTCAAGTATGCTAATTTAGAGAAAAATTGTGATTTAATTGAGATTGGTATAGGAACAGGACAAGCTACAGCACCATTTCTAAACAGAGGGTGTAATATTACCGCTATTGAAATAGGAAGCAATTTAGCGAATTTTACAGCTGAAAAATATAGAGGTTGGTCTAATCTAAAGATTGTAAACTCAGATTTTGAGTCTTACGATATGAATGATTTTAATATTGATATGTTTTATTCTGCATCTGCTTTTCATTGGATTAATCCTGAAATAGGATTACCCAAAATATATAAAGCCTTAAAACATCATGGCGTGTTCGCATGGATATCAACAACACCTTGTGCTTGGAAAGATAATGAAGAATTATTCAATCTCTTGCAAGAAGTTTATATTGGTTTCAAAGATTATTTTGCGGCCACATCGAAACTAACTATTTCTCAAGTTGATAAAAAAATAGAAGCTGACATAAAATATAAAAAAAGTATTCTAGAAACATACAATTTTAGAGATATTAACTCTTATACATACACACTTAAAAAAACATTTACTTCTGAGGACTATATTAGACTCTTAGACACTTATTCTGATCATGCAGTTATCCCCAAGAAAAATAAGGCAATCTTTTATTCCAAAATTAAAAGTTTGATTGACAAACAGGGTGGAATGATTCCAATAGTCTATACGAATGTTCTTGTTGTTGGTAGAAAAAAACTCTTATAAAAGCTGATTATAATTAGTTTAAGCTGACACAACTTCTTAGAAGCAAGATGATTCAAATCAATAGAGGCGATTTTTTAATCAAAGTTTAAATATAAATCAGTTTAAACTATTCATTTCTAAATCCTATTAAAAAAGGTATAATAAAAATGAATATTTTTTTTGAAAGGAGCATATGATAGAGTACATAAAGTAAGTATTTATCATATATATACTTAAGATGGGCACGAGAATTAATAAATATCTAAGTGAAGCAGGTTACTGCTCTAGACGAGCTGCAGACCGCTTAATCGAACAATCAAAAGTAAAAATCAATGGAAAAATAGCATCCTTAGGCGATCAAGTTAATGATGGTGATATGGTCACAGTAAATCATGTTGATGTAAAACCACATAATGACTTCGTATATATAGCACTAAATAAACCAGTTGGAATCACCTCCACAACTGATCGCAAAATTAAAGGTAATATTGTCGATTTTATGAATTATCCAAGGCGCATCTTTCATATAGGTAGACTTGATAAAGATTCAGAAGGACTCATCTTAATGACAAACGATGGAGATATCGTTAATGAAATCTTACGTTCTGAAAATGCACACGAAAAAGAATACTTCGTAGATGTCGATAAAGAAATAACAAGTGATTTTCTATCTAAAATGGCAAATGGCGTTCCAATTTTAAGTAAGGTAACAAAGCCTTGTATTGTTGAAAAAACCGGAACAAAACAGTTTAAAATCATATTAACAGAGGGCATGAATAGACAAATCAGACGTATGTGTGAAGTTTTTGGATACACTGTCATCAAACTAAAAAGAACGCGGATTATGAACATTAAACTTGATATTCCCGTTGGTAAATATAGAGAACTCACACAAAAAGAACTAAAAACACTTTTTAATCTATTAAAAAAATAAACCAAGATATCTATCTTTATACTATAGATTTCTTGGTTTTTATTTTATATTGTTTTAAACAACTAACTTAAATTTCATGATGACAGGATTATGATCGCTATATAAAAACTCATGATTAATCGTCATCACTTGATATGCACTATCAAGAGATACAGGCGATAGTTCAATATTCTCAGATAGGATGAAACCATCAATTAAATAATATTGAGTCCCCTCTGAGCCCTTAACATACGGTTGATTTAAGAGTCTACACGTTGGAGCACTTAAATCAACTTCAAATCGATATCCATCGGGTAGAAAATCCTCTTCAATGGTATAAGCTTCATAAAAGTTAGAGTTCACAGGATATAGATTATCTGCTTCTGGAAAAGTTTGATTGAAATCCCCACCAACAACAACATAATTTCCAAGTACTTTTTGTTCTTCCAAAAAGGTCTTTAAATATGCCATTTCCTGATCTCTAAGTGATCCATCACTATCATATGCAGACATATGAAGATTGACAATAATCAGCTCCTTATCACTTCCCTGAATTTCAAATGATGAAACCATCATTGCTCTTTTAAGGTTTGCAACTCTAAGTGGCCAACTAAATGAACCAGGAAATTGATGGCGATTTGTTTCTATACCCTCAAATTTTGTTAATGTTTGGATGCCACTTTCAACAGGTCCAATGTAATCAGTCAGTGATAAAGGAAATGGAACAAACATCGATTTGAAATTAAATGCATATTGACTTGAATATGTATCTCCTAAAGTATCCCTAATGCCTTGAACTTGATTGATGTTATAACTTCTTCTTGCTTTTTGATCAACTTCTTGTAATAAATAAAAATCAGACGGATAATCAGTTAATAGGTTTTTGATACCGTCAAAATAAGTTTCAACTACTTCTTTGGAATCAGCTCTACCTTTTTCTCCCCCATCCATAACAAAGTCTTCATCTTTACCTAAACCAGCGTAACCGATATTAAATGTCATGATTTGATATATTTGATCTAAGTTAATCTTTTCTTCTTGATTATTTATAATATCGACATCTTCTATATCTTCAGGTCTATATTCAAATATTGTGAGAGTTGCGACGAATAAACTTGCTAATAATATGATTACAATCAGTATTTTAGAAAATATCTTAAGAGCTTTCATAGGACCTCCATATTTTTATAAGATACTATAAGTATAT
Proteins encoded in this window:
- a CDS encoding 23S rRNA pseudouridine synthase F, encoding MGTRINKYLSEAGYCSRRAADRLIEQSKVKINGKIASLGDQVNDGDMVTVNHVDVKPHNDFVYIALNKPVGITSTTDRKIKGNIVDFMNYPRRIFHIGRLDKDSEGLILMTNDGDIVNEILRSENAHEKEYFVDVDKEITSDFLSKMANGVPILSKVTKPCIVEKTGTKQFKIILTEGMNRQIRRMCEVFGYTVIKLKRTRIMNIKLDIPVGKYRELTQKELKTLFNLLKK